Proteins encoded in a region of the Raphanus sativus cultivar WK10039 chromosome 8, ASM80110v3, whole genome shotgun sequence genome:
- the LOC108819259 gene encoding protein OSB1, mitochondrial isoform X2, translated as MNKFFKLGSLIRITASRIPSNQHLPYAKSLASSAIPKPRFFSNVTDDESALYHHARMFRKPLSTGYKFNLSNSVSLMGFVDQPIRVIDTEPDRFGVSTLLRVKDPRDPNRSFRIPLSIWDVMARKCVAHLKPNDFVFVSGRLVSYDKSSGNENSGFGLHYQVKVSEVNHVMAPPSHVLDSEIPQKPKSETVVREDGSTEESKNGDIDLWEAFFANPDDWWDRRRSKKNPRLPDFKHKDTDEALWLSSDTPVWVTSHLELLDQRRGDDTEEPEHDEIHLWKALFANPDEWWDKRRNKKSPKLPDFKHKDTGEALWLNSETPVWVTRQLELLDQSKPDGIEESNDDKIYLWQVFFANPNEWWDKRKSKTNPRQPDFTHKDTSEALWLDSDVPVWVTRQLELYDQSNSNKSCYDPEQTGRGRLGDWV; from the exons ATGAACAAGTTCTTCAAACTCGGAAGCTTGATCAGAATCACTGCTTCCCGTATTCCTTCAAATCAACACCTTCCCTACGCCAAATCCCTTGCTTCTTCCGCTATTCCCAAACCTCGTTTCTTCTCCAATGTCACCGACGACGAAAGCGCGCTTTACCACCACGCGCGCATGTTCAGGAAACCACTCTCCACAGGCTACAAATTCAACCTTTCCAACTCCGTGAGCCTCATGGGTTTCGTCGATCAACCTATTCGTGTCATAGACACCGAGCCTGATAGGTTCGGTGTTTCTACTTTGCTTAGAGTGAAAGACCCGCGCGATCCGAACCGGAGCTTTAG GATACCTCTTAGTATTTGGGACGTGATGGCACGGAAGTGCGTTGCGCATTTGAAGCCAAATGATTTCGTATTTGTCTCTGGCCGCCTTGTTTCTTACGACAAGAGCTCCGGCAATGAAAACAGCGGCTTTGGTTTGCATTACCAG GTTAAAGTGTCAGAGGTGAATCACGTGATGGCTCCACCAAGTCACGTGTTAGATTCTGAGATACCCCAAAAGCCAAAATCAGAAACAG TGGTGAGAGAAGATGGTAGTACGGAAGAGTCCAAGAATGGTGATATTGACTTGTGGGAAGCCTTCTTTGCCAATCCAGACGATTGGTGGGACAGGAGGAGAAGTAAGAAGAACCCAAGGCTGCCGGATTTTAAGCATAAAGATACGGATGAAGCTCTCTGGCTTAGCTCAGATACACCGGTTTGGGTTACTAGTCACCTTGAGTTGTTAGACCAGAGAAGAGGAGATGATACCGAAGAGCCTGAGCATGATGAGATTCACTTGTGGAAAGCCTTGTTTGCGAACCCAGACGAGTGGTGGGACAAGAGGAGAAATAAGAAGAGCCCAAAGCTGCCTGACTTCAAACATAAAGATACAGGTGAAGCTCTCTGGCTTAACTCAGAAACACCGGTTTGGGTTACTAGACAACTTGAATTGTTGGACCAGAGTAAACCAGACGGTATAGAAGAATCCAACGATGATAAGATTTACTTGTGGCAAGTCTTCTTTGCGAATCCAAACGAGTGGTGGGACAAAAGGAAAAGTAAGACTAACCCGAGACAGCCTGACTTCACGCACAAAGACACAAGTGAAGCTCTCTGGCTCGATTCAGATGTACCGGTTTGGGTTACTAGACAACTTGAATTGTACGACCAAAGTAATTCAAACAAGAGCTGCTACGACCCCGAACAAACAGGTCGTGGCCGGCTTGGCGACTGGGTTTAG
- the LOC108819259 gene encoding protein OSB1, mitochondrial isoform X1 has translation MNKFFKLGSLIRITASRIPSNQHLPYAKSLASSAIPKPRFFSNVTDDESALYHHARMFRKPLSTGYKFNLSNSVSLMGFVDQPIRVIDTEPDRFGVSTLLRVKDPRDPNRSFRIPLSIWDVMARKCVAHLKPNDFVFVSGRLVSYDKSSGNENSGFGLHYQVKVSEVNHVMAPPSHVLDSEIPQKPKSETVSLEVVREDGSTEESKNGDIDLWEAFFANPDDWWDRRRSKKNPRLPDFKHKDTDEALWLSSDTPVWVTSHLELLDQRRGDDTEEPEHDEIHLWKALFANPDEWWDKRRNKKSPKLPDFKHKDTGEALWLNSETPVWVTRQLELLDQSKPDGIEESNDDKIYLWQVFFANPNEWWDKRKSKTNPRQPDFTHKDTSEALWLDSDVPVWVTRQLELYDQSNSNKSCYDPEQTGRGRLGDWV, from the exons ATGAACAAGTTCTTCAAACTCGGAAGCTTGATCAGAATCACTGCTTCCCGTATTCCTTCAAATCAACACCTTCCCTACGCCAAATCCCTTGCTTCTTCCGCTATTCCCAAACCTCGTTTCTTCTCCAATGTCACCGACGACGAAAGCGCGCTTTACCACCACGCGCGCATGTTCAGGAAACCACTCTCCACAGGCTACAAATTCAACCTTTCCAACTCCGTGAGCCTCATGGGTTTCGTCGATCAACCTATTCGTGTCATAGACACCGAGCCTGATAGGTTCGGTGTTTCTACTTTGCTTAGAGTGAAAGACCCGCGCGATCCGAACCGGAGCTTTAG GATACCTCTTAGTATTTGGGACGTGATGGCACGGAAGTGCGTTGCGCATTTGAAGCCAAATGATTTCGTATTTGTCTCTGGCCGCCTTGTTTCTTACGACAAGAGCTCCGGCAATGAAAACAGCGGCTTTGGTTTGCATTACCAG GTTAAAGTGTCAGAGGTGAATCACGTGATGGCTCCACCAAGTCACGTGTTAGATTCTGAGATACCCCAAAAGCCAAAATCAGAAACAG TGTCTCTTGAAGTGGTGAGAGAAGATGGTAGTACGGAAGAGTCCAAGAATGGTGATATTGACTTGTGGGAAGCCTTCTTTGCCAATCCAGACGATTGGTGGGACAGGAGGAGAAGTAAGAAGAACCCAAGGCTGCCGGATTTTAAGCATAAAGATACGGATGAAGCTCTCTGGCTTAGCTCAGATACACCGGTTTGGGTTACTAGTCACCTTGAGTTGTTAGACCAGAGAAGAGGAGATGATACCGAAGAGCCTGAGCATGATGAGATTCACTTGTGGAAAGCCTTGTTTGCGAACCCAGACGAGTGGTGGGACAAGAGGAGAAATAAGAAGAGCCCAAAGCTGCCTGACTTCAAACATAAAGATACAGGTGAAGCTCTCTGGCTTAACTCAGAAACACCGGTTTGGGTTACTAGACAACTTGAATTGTTGGACCAGAGTAAACCAGACGGTATAGAAGAATCCAACGATGATAAGATTTACTTGTGGCAAGTCTTCTTTGCGAATCCAAACGAGTGGTGGGACAAAAGGAAAAGTAAGACTAACCCGAGACAGCCTGACTTCACGCACAAAGACACAAGTGAAGCTCTCTGGCTCGATTCAGATGTACCGGTTTGGGTTACTAGACAACTTGAATTGTACGACCAAAGTAATTCAAACAAGAGCTGCTACGACCCCGAACAAACAGGTCGTGGCCGGCTTGGCGACTGGGTTTAG
- the LOC108820309 gene encoding pectinesterase inhibitor 2-like, producing the protein MGLYVKNKFPLVSLVVFLILVTSSYGRFTIKISEGDISTICSKAKNPSFCFNFFKSTPATKTLDLSGIAKFLINDATKDASVTQKQFESLAKSTADPRSKNIYNQCLENYKNALGEFDAALKALEAKDNASLNIKVSAAMTDGDSCNSELPSVKPSPQLLKQISDIDNLSGIVLVISNILPKN; encoded by the coding sequence ATGGGTTTGTATGTGAAAAATAAGTTTCCGTTGGTTTCTTTGGTAGTGTTTTTGATTCTTGTTACATCTTCATATGGAAGATTCACTATAAAAATTTCAGAAGGTGATATAAGCACCATCTGCTCAAAAGCTAAAAATCCTTCATTTTGTTTCAACTTTTTTAAATCGACACCTGCAACTAAAACACTGGATCTTTCTGGTATCGCAAAGTTTTTGATCAATGATGCAACAAAAGACGCCTCAGTCACACAAAAGCAATTCGAGTCACTAGCAAAAAGCACGGCTGATCCTCGTTCCAAGAATATTTATAATcaatgtttagaaaattataaaaatgcaCTTGGCGAGTTCGATGCGGCCCTCAAAGCTTTGGAAGCCAAGGACAATGCCAGTTTAAACATTAAAGTCTCGGCTGCGATGACAGACGGAGACTCGTGCAACTCTGAGTTACCAAGTGTTAAACCTAGTCCACAACTTTTAAAGCAGATCTCTGATATTGACAACCTCTCAGGCATTGTTTTGGTCATTTCTAACATATTGCCTAAAAACTAA